One Babesia bovis T2Bo chromosome 4 map unlocalized Chr4_1, whole genome shotgun sequence genomic window carries:
- a CDS encoding Choline/ethanolamine kinase family protein: MAFSRSIPKRSQGIAYWEITGICDEVASKLDKIPSNTTALNNPTSPELPSEEQILDHVIRLANPQLELDVTGLDLKGEIDISKFKNLEICSVTGGYTNILYKVTNRDNGNIVAVRIFGRQTERFIDRSHERIIQNHLCLQGFAKHVYARFNGGQIEEWLPGNVVSDDDFYSFKYTELIAKQLYKLHATPGQRDLYVKLYPHLAKNGELKFESQLWASVWKFYDLCLENIQQVEPIIGDNFNLRDIRKHMEQIHDYCDDAMSPVVLCHGDLSKGNIVIDSSGNVIFLDYEYSCFMERGFDIAAHFSEFAAYETDSSRIPSSAVQHEFIRHYLGENATEKMIEDLYKEVQPFLLVPNIYWGLWALLQCLYSSIHTDFAHYSINRIRRFLDDVKNYTKQ; the protein is encoded by the exons ATGGCATTTTCAAGGTCCATTCCTAAACGATCGCAAGGCATTGCTTATTGGGAGATAACGGGAATATGTGATGAAGTGGCTTCAAAACTCGATAAGATACCATCCAATACAACAGCACTAAATAATCCTACCTCTCCCGAACTACCATCCGAAGAACAGATTTTGGACCATGTAATTCGTTTGGCAAACCCCCAATTGGAGCTTGATGTTACAGGTTTGGACCTGAAAGGcgaaatagatatatccaaGTTCAAGAACCTAGAAATCTGCTCCGTAACAGGTGGATATACAAATATCTTGTACAAGGTGACTAACCGTGATAACGGTAATATTGTAGCTGTTCGTATTTTCGGTCGTCAAACGGAACGTTTTATCGACCGTTCCCATGAGCGTATAATCCAGAACCACCTTTGTCTGCAGGGTTTCGCGAAGCATGTCTACGCCCGGTTCAACGGTGGTCAGATTGAAGAGTGGCTGCCCGGCAATGTGGTATCGGACGATGACTTTTACAGCTTCAAGTACACGGAGTTGATTGCTAAGCAGCTGTACAAGTTGCACGCAACACCTGGACAGCGCGACCTTTATGTGAAATTGTATCCACACCTAGCGAAGAACGGTGAGTTGAAGTTTGAGTCGCAGCTTTGGGCCAGTGTCTGGAAGTTCTATGACCT GTGCCTGGAGAACATCCAACAGGTGGAACCAATCATCGGAGACAACTTCAACCTAAGAGATATCAGAAAA CATATGGAACAAATTCACGACTACTGTGATGATGCCATGTCTCCTGTCGTGCTTTGCCACGGTGATTTATCAAAAGGCAACATTGTGATCGACTCCTCAG gcaatgttatatttttagaCTACGAATACTCATGCTTCATGGAGCGTGGATTTGATATAGCCGCTCACTTCTCGGAGTTTGCCGCTTATGAAACAGATTCAAGCAGAATTCCATCTTCTGCGGTACAACATGAATTCATACGCCACTACCTTGGTGAAAATGCTACGGAAAAGATGATAGAAGATTTGTACAAGGAAGTCCAGCCATTCCTACTGGttccaaatatatattgggGTCTTTGGGCACTTTTGCAATGCCTGTATTCCTCAATCCACACTGATTTCGCCCACTACTCTATCAACAGGATTAGGCGTTTCTTGGATGATGTAAAAAACTATACGAAACAGTAG
- a CDS encoding LSM domain family protein codes for MDGGRLTDQDDHLSKQQWIWVLEDELGSLIWVTLRDETSYVGIFKSFDQYGNIFLTDSVRKVIVQAEGVFSDVYNGNLIIRGESIAYFCSLDAESYLNTFKYDGAFDCARIRKIARKRGNAPSIPSTISPLRYIPLDDALRMLKEYQDRLPVRPGVLNDMMGNDAYV; via the exons ATGGATGGTGGTAGATTGACGGATCAGGACGACCACCTTAGCAAGCAGCAGTGGATTTGGGTGTTGGAAGACGAGCTCGGTTCCCTCATTTGGGTAACTCTGAGGGATGAGACATCCTATGTTGGTATTTTCAAGAGCTTTGATCAATATGGAAACATATTCTTGACTGATAGTGTTAGGAAGGTCATTGTACAAGCTGAGGGTGTATTTAGTGACGTGTATAATG GTAATTTGATCATCCGTGGTGAGAGTATTGCTTATTTTTGTTCGCTTGATGCTGAGTCATATTTGAATACTTTTAAATACGACGGTGCGTTTGATTGCGCACGTATTCGTAAAATCGCACGTAAACGGGGTAATGCGCCATCTATTCCTTCCACCATTTCCCCTTTGCGCTATATACCACTAGATGATGCTTTACGTATGCTTAAGGAATACCAGGATCGCCTACCGGTACGACCTGGTGTTCTTAACGACATGATGGGCAATGACGCATATGTATGA
- a CDS encoding SNF2 N-terminal domain family protein, producing MANGDHIASGGDGTKPSSDIPLSPPTAVSNASLLHKLLHEDHFVDDILANSRKTFSKGASSSKASAANRKKNAEVTQQPKNLVGTAKPYQLEGLRWLVGLYDRNMNGILADEMGLGKTFQTISLLAYLKESRGIDGLHLVIAPKSTIGNWINEINRFCPDLRVLKFIGNKEERSYMVSHELDSSKYDVIVTSYETCCKAKNALSKLQFHYIIIDEAHRIKNEESKLSEVVRVFHTEYRLLITGTPLQNNLKELWALLNFLFPEVFASSEEFEAEFDLVGPKDLSQEERESRNLRIVARLHEILRPFMLRRSKKDVLTDMPPKTELLLMIPLSAMQKRLYKDLLRRTVPDLGAEDSHSSVVKVQLLNLAMQLRKACNHPYLFEGWEDRDADPFGEHLVENAGKLNVVDKLLRRLLKANSRILIFSQMARMLDILEDYCRMRGYSYFRIDGNTSGEERDDQISSFNDPNSEVSIFLLSTRAGGLGINLATADVVILYDSDWNPQVDLQAIDRAHRIGQSKTVHVYRLVHEYTIEEKIIERATIKLQLDSAVIQSGRMGQKELLEMVQFGAGHVFKAGDEEITEADLDVILSKGLERATMLNDKLKAHTGKALLDFSTNNSSQQLYDYETLEATNKEDQVAWDELVALRVQDEVLHERDIRRRMRMTAARLAEADAARFARFNKHPPFQDWQFFDKAEISRIDQLEQEQGEIDEELRAKRDQLLSEGFADWNKRHFAAFIRANAAYSRYDIESIANSIKSKSPEEVKRYSKVFWEKYKQMSDWGKYIKRIEQGEESLLKRNILHQMIVAKQKLIKCPWVNTDLALTSHRGKCPYTEEEDRWILNVVAILGYDQWDDIAELSRLDPRWQFDSFLHTRSPNDFMKRADYIIKYIARENARSSGVERAKLSSKRDIRRANVSLSRSLVKDEAVCREVRDRIVQSVSVTISNGRLFLASLLKRLRIYQGSSSFHRMVALGIGSPTALSLPLTQACCYQLAVCLVVRDIFDVENVDVFDPIMDANDVEACRSLLFEYRSSIPDLGEICRDVYELSDEESVADDLPHLILWMPHCEASLYKAVLLAIDAGEDPLCAAETLAGHSRHSPRSRYNLSNVVLVGNSLKQYVGDNRLPEHLVERVVEVALPSFAPFPQAFGDTYITRFR from the exons ATGGCGAACGGCGATCATATTGCCTCCGGTGGAGATGGCACAAAACCTTCCTCTGATATTCCGTTGTCTCCTCCAACTGCAGTGTCTAATGCAAGCTTATTACACAAGCTATTACATGAAGATCATTTTGTTGATGACATATTAGCTAACAGTCGTAAGACTTTTTCAAAAGGTGCTTCAAGTTCCAAGGCCAGTGCTGCTAACAGGAAAAAGAATGCTGAGGTGACGCAGCAGCCTAAAAACCTCGTTGGTACTGCAAAGCCGTATCAATTAGAGGGTTTGCGTTGGTTAGTTGGCCTATACGATCGTAATATGAACGGTATATTGGCTGATGAAATGGGTTTGGGTAAGACATTCCAGACCATTAGTTTGTTGGCTTATCTCAAGGAAAGTCGTGGTATAGACGGTCTTCATTTAGTTATAGCTCCTAAATCTACTATTGGCAATTGGATTAATGAAATTAATCGTTTTTGTCCCGACTTGCGTGTTCTGAAATTTATTGGAAACAAGGAAGAACGTTCATATATGGTTAGTCATGAATTGGATTCTTCCAAGTACGACGTGATAGTCACATCATACGAGACATGCTGTAAGGCCAAAAATGCGCTATCCAAGTTGCAATTTCACTACATTATCATAGACGAAGCCCATCgcattaaaaatgaagaaTCTAAGCTAAGTGAAGTGGTTCGTGTATTTCATACTGAATACCGCCTCTTGATTACCGGTACTCCATTGCAAAATAATTTGAAGGAGTTATGGGCTTTACTTAACTTCTTGTTTCCGGAGGTTTTTGCTTCTTCTGAAGAATTTGAAGCTGAGTTTGACTTGGTGGGTCCCAAGGACCTATCTCAGGAAGAGCGTGAATCTAGGAATTTGCGTATTGTAGCTCGTCTACATGAGATATTGCGTCCATTTATGTTACGTCGTTCCAAGAAGGACGTGCTTACTGATATGCCGCCAAAGACTGAGTTGTTGCTTATGATTCCTTTAAGTGCGATGCAAAAGAGGTTGTATAAGGATCTCCTTCGTCGTACAGTTCCTGATTTAGGTGCTGAGGACAGCCATTCCTCTGTAGTTAAGGTGCAGCTGTTAAATTTAGCCATGCAACTTCGAAAAGCCTGTAACCATCCATATTTGTTTGAAGGTTGGGAAGATCGCGATGCCGATCCCTTTGGCGAACATCTGGTTGAGAATGCCGGTAAATTGAACGTCGTTGACAAGTTGTTAAGACGGCTTCTCAAGGCCAATTCACGtatattgattttttctCAGATGGCTCGTATGTTAGACATTTTGGAGGACTACTGTCGTATGCGTGGTTATAGTTATTTCCGCATTGACGGTAACACCTCTGGTGAGGAACGTGACGATCAAATATCGTCTTTTAACGATCCTAACAGTGAGGTCAGCATTTTCTTGTTATCAACTCGTGCTGGTGGTTTGGGTATTAATCTAGCCACTGCTGATGTCGTCATTCTTTACGACAGTGATTGGAACCCTCAAGTTGATCTTCAGGCTATTGACCGTGCGCATCGTATAGGTCAATCAAAGACAGTTCACGTGTATCGTTTGGTTCACGAATACACTATCGAGGAGAAGATTATAGAGCGTGCTACCATTAAATTACAACTAGACTCTGCTGTTATTCAAAGTGGTCGTATGGGACAAAAGGAGCTTTTAGAAATGGTTCAATTTGGTGCTGGTCACGTTTTTAAGGCTGGTGATGAAGAGATTACAGAGGCTGACCTTGACGTAATTTTGAGCAAGGGTTTGGAACGTGCCACCATGTTGAACGACAAATTGAAGGCTCATACAGGGAAGGCTTTGCTCGACTTTTCCACTAATAATTCAAGTCAGCAACTTTATGATTACGAGACACTTGAGGCTACAAATAAGGAGGATCAGGTGGCTTGGGACGAGCTTGTCGCATTGCGTGTTCAGGACGAGGTTTTACATGAGCGTGATATACGTCGTCGTATGCGTATGACAGCTGCTAGGCTGGCTGAAGCCGATGCTGCTCGCTTTGCTCGTTTTAACAAGCATCCTCCATTCCAG GACTGGCAATTTTTTGACAAGGCTGAGATTTCTAGAATAGACCAGCTTGAGCAGGAGCAAGGTGAAATAGATGAAGAATTACGTGCTAAACGTGATCAGCTTCTTTCAGAGGGTTTTGCCGACTGGAATAAGAGGCATTTTGCTGCTTTTATAAGGGCCAATGCTGCTTACAGTCGTTATGACATTGAGTCTATCGCAAACAGCATCAAATCCAAATCTCCTGAGGAGGTAAAGCGTTACAGTAAGGTTTTCTGGGAGAAGTACAAGCAAATGTCCGATTGGGGTAAATACATAAAGCGCATAGAGCAGGGTGAAGAATCCCTTTTGAAGCGCAATATACTACACCAG ATGATTGTGGCTAAGCAGAAGCTGATTAAGTGTCCTTGGGTCAACACCGATCTTGCGTTAACTTCTCATCGTGGCAAATGTCCTTATACGGAAGAGGAGGACCGTTGGATTCTTAACGTGGTTGCTATTCTAG GTTACGACCAATGGGATGATATTGCTGAGTTATCTCGTCTAGATCCTCGTTGGCAATTTGACTCATTCCTACACACTCGTTCACCCAACGACTTTATGAAGCGCGCTGACTATATAatcaaatatatcgcaagagAG AATGCCCGTAGTAGCGGGGTTGAGCGTGCTAAGC TTTCAAGTAAACGTGATATTCGGCGTGCTAATGTATCCTTAAGCCGAAGTCTGGTTAAGGACGAGGCCGTATGCCGCGAAGTACGTGATCGTATTGTTCAATCTGTATCGGTTACAATATCAAATGGTCGTCTTTTTTTAGCATCTTTGTTGAAGCGTCTGCGTATATATCAGGGTTCCAGTTCATTCCATCGTATGGTTGCTCTGGGTATTGGCTCTCCAACAGCTCTTAGCTTACCTTTAACACAGGCTTGCTGTTATCAATTGGCTGTATGTCTAGTTGTTCGTGATATCTTTGACGTTGAAAACGTGGATGTATTTGACCCTATTATGGATGCCAACGATGTGGAGGCATGCCGATCTCTACTTTTCGAATATCGTAGCAGCATTCCGGATCTCGGTGAAATCTGCCGTGACGTTTATGAGCTGAGTGACGAAGAGTCGGTTGCTGATGATCTCCCACATTTAATTCTTTGGATGCCTCATTGCGAGGCATCTTTGTACAAAGCCGTGCTGCTTGCTATTGATGCTGGCGAGGATCCTTTGTGTGCTGCTGAGACTTTAGCGGGCCATAGCCGGCATAGCCCACGTAGCCGCTACAATCTTTCGAATGTGGTTTTAGTTGGCAACTCGCTAAAGCAATATGTGGGAGACAATCGGTTGCCCGAACACCTAGTTGAGCGTGTTGTGGAGGTTGCCCTTCCTTCATTCGCTCCATTTCCACAGGCATTTGGCgacacatatataacacgaTTCAGATAA
- a CDS encoding putative cell division control protein 48 — protein MASPNEPAALGDIEGRGVASDGDGLDAAKKKYLNRLLVEEAINDDNSVVSLHPNRIEELGLFRGDTVMLKGKKRHTTVCIVLADKDLDEGKVRMNKIVRKNLRVMLGDFVRIAPCSDVPYGKKIQVLPLDDTVEGLSRDALFDVYLKPYFLESYRPVKKGDLFLVRGAFKAVEFKVVEVDPGEYCIVAPDTVIYHEGDPIKRDEEEKLDDVGYDDIGGCRRQMAQIREMIELPLRHPGLFKTLGVKPPRGVLLYGPPGSGKTLIARAVANETGAYFFLINGPEVMSKMAGEAESNLRRAFAEAEKNAPAIIFIDEVDSIAPKREKTNGEVERRVVSQLLTLMDGLKGRGQVVVIAATNRQNSIDPALRRFGRFDKEIDIGVPDDTGRLEILKIHTRNMKLAPEVKLEELAANSHGFVGADLAQLCTEAALGCIREKMGAIDLEEDTIDTAILDSMAVTQEHFNAAIATCNPSSLRETVVEIPNVKWDDIGGLESVKNSLREMILYPIEHPEKFEKFGMSPSRGVLFYGPPGCGKTLLAKAVASECSANFISIKGPELLTMWFGESEANVREVFDKARTSAPCVLFFDELDSIGAARSGGAGEGTVAGDRVMNQLLTEIDGVSAKKNIFFIGATNRPNLLDEALLRPGRLDQLIYIPLPDLPARVSILNALLRKSPVADNVPISYLAQKTAGFSGADLAEMCQIAARSAIRDAIAYEEKHGKTPTEGTPDFTYEIQRKHFQEGLANARHSVTSTDLAKFDNFRNKFDPLYKTRGAGGDEIDIDWPDDNETNNHMDVVDDDDDLYA, from the coding sequence ATGGCAAGTCCAAATGAACCAGCGGCGTTGGGTGATATTGAGGGACGAGGAGTGGCTTCGGACGGTGATGGCCTAGATGCTGCCAAAAAAAAGTATCTCAATAGACTTCTCGTGGAAGAAGCCATTAACGATGATAACTCTGTGGTATCATTGCACCCAAACCGTATTGAAGAACTTGGGTTGTTCAGGGGTGACACTGTAATGCTCAAGGGTAAAAAAAGACACACTACAGTTTGCATCGTATTGGCTGATAAGGACCTGGATGAAGGGAAAGTGCGCATGAACAAAATTGTTCGCAAAAACCTCAGGGTTATGCTTGGAGACTTCGTTAGGATCGCGCCGTGCTCCGATGTACCTTATGGTAAAAAGATCCAAGTCTTGCCTCTGGACGATACCGTGGAAGGACTCTCAAGGGATGCGCTTTTTGATGTTTATCTCAAACCCTACTTCTTGGAAAGCTACCGTCCAGTGAAGAAGGGTGACCTCTTTTTAGTTAGGGGTGCCTTCAAGGCAGTTGAGTTCAAAGTAGTAGAGGTAGACCCCGGAGAGTACTGTATAGTGGCACCCGATACCGTGATTTATCATGAAGGTGATCCTATCAAACGCGATGAAGAGGAAAAACTGGATGACGTGGGTTATGATGATATTGGAGGCTGTAGGAGGCAGATGGCACAAATTAGAGAAATGATAGAATTGCCATTGAGGCACCCAGGGCTGTTCAAAACATTAGGTGTCAAACCGCCCCGTGGTGTATTGCTCTACGGTCCTCCGGGGTCTGGAAAGACACTCATCGCAAGGGCCGTTGCCAACGAAACCGGAGCTTACTTCTTCCTTATCAATGGACCAGAAGTAATGAGTAAAATGGCAGGTGAAGCTGAATCGAACCTTAGGAGAGCTTTTGCTGAGGCTGAGAAGAATGCGCCAGCTATCATCTTTATCGATGAAGTGGATTCTATAGCCCCAAAGAGGGAGAAAACCAACGGTGAAGTTGAAAGAAGAGTTGTTTCACAGCTATTGACCCTTATGGACGGTCTAAAAGGCAGGGGGCAAGTGGTAGTCATTGCAGCCACCAACAGACAGAACTCCATAGACCCGGCACTTAGAAGGTTTGGTAGGTTCGACAAGGAGATTGACATTGGCGTCCCTGATGATACCGGAAGACTGGAGATCTTGAAAATCCATACCAGGAATATGAAACTTGCTCCTGAAGTAAAATTGGAAGAACTGGCAGCAAATTCACACGGTTTTGTCGGAGCTGACCTCGCTCAATTGTGTACAGAAGCAGCACTTGGGTGTATCAGGGAGAAGATGGGAGCCATTGACCTAGAAGAAGACACTATCGATACTGCTATTCTTGATTCAATGGCAGTCACACAGGAGCATTTTAACGCCGCAATTGCTACATGTAACCCATCATCACTGCGTGAGACCGTAGTGGAGATTCCCAACGTCAAGTGGGATGATATTGGAGGTTTGGAGTCAGTGAAGAACAGTTTGAGAGAAATGATTCTATACCCAATAGAACACCCAGAAAAGTTCGAAAAGTTTGGCATGTCACCAAGCAGAGGTGTGTTGTTCTACGGCCCTCCAGGTTGTGGTAAGACTCTGTTGGCCAAAGCCGTGGCTTCTGAATGCAGCGCTAACTTCATATCAATCAAGGGGCCCGAACTACTGACTATGTGGTTTGGCGAATCCGAAGCGAATGTACGTGAAGTTTTCGACAAGGCCAGGACTTCAGCACCTTGTGTGCTTTTCTTTGATGAGCTGGATTCCATAGGTGCAGCTAGAAGTGGTGGTGCAGGTGAAGGAACCGTGGCAGGTGACCGTGTAATGAATCAACTCCTGACAGAAATCGATGGTGTGTCAGCCAAAAAGAACATCTTCTTCATAGGAGCTACCAACAGGCCGAATTTACTAGATGAAGCATTGCTGAGGCCCGGAAGGCTCGACCAGCTCATATATATCCCGCTGCCAGATCTGCCAGCTAGGGTGTCAATTTTGAACGCACTCTTGCGCAAGTCACCAGTGGCTGATAATGTGCCCATTTCATACCTTGCCCAAAAAACAGCTGGCTTCTCAGGTGCCGATCTAGCAGAAATGTGCCAAATTGCAGCCAGATCCGCTATCAGGGACGCCATTGCATATGAGGAGAAACATGGCAAGACACCCACAGAAGGTACACCGGATTTCACTTATGAAATACAACGTAAGCACTTCCAGGAAGGTCTGGCAAATGCAAGGCATTCGGTAACCTCCACTGATTTGGCCAAATTCGACAACTTCAGGAACAAATTCGACCCACTCTACAAAACCAGGGGTGCCGGAGGAGATGAAATCGATATAGACTGGCCAGATGACAATGAAACCAATAACCATATGGATGTCGTcgatgatgacgatgatTTATACGCATAA
- a CDS encoding Choline/ethanolamine kinase family protein: MVDSKAVKNIAEFLGATQPTFPQSEKTELEPLSHEEIIAHAVRLGHKQLGINVEGLDLSGDLDINQFSYLEKVLIVGGWTNILYKVTNRDNGNIVAVRIFGRQTERFIDRSHERIIQNHLCLQGFAKHVYARFNGGQIEEWLPGNVVSDDDFYSFKYTELIAKQLYKLHATPGQRDLYVKLYPHLAKNGELKFESQLWASVWKFYDLCLENIQQVEPIIGDNFNLRDIRKVIKRLEVVCAAKKSPVVLTHCDLLNGNVLVSENEDHVIFLDYEYSCFMERGFDIANHFIEYCGVECNWDRIPNEEEQRRFIKYYIGENATEKAIEKLYNEIQPFFMAANIFWGLWGLLQCIYSTHDIDFKRYANFRIERAINDHRWMLL; this comes from the exons ATGGTGGATTCTAAGGCGGTAAAAAACATTGCAGAATTCCTGGGAGCCACGCAGCCTACATTTCCACAAAGTGAGAAAACGGAACTTGAACCATTAAGCCATGAGGAAATAATTGCACATGCAGTAAGACTAGGACATAAACAACTAGGAATAAATGTGGAAGGATTAGATCTAAGTGGGGATTTGGATATTAATCAATTCAGCTACCTGGAGAAGGTACTCATCGTTGGAGGATGGACAAATATCTTGTACAAGGTGACTAACCGTGATAACGGTAATATTGTAGCTGTTCGTATTTTCGGTCGTCAAACGGAACGTTTTATCGACCGTTCCCATGAGCGTATAATCCAGAACCACCTTTGTCTGCAGGGTTTCGCGAAGCATGTCTACGCCCGGTTCAACGGTGGTCAGATTGAAGAGTGGCTGCCCGGCAATGTGGTATCGGACGATGACTTTTACAGCTTCAAGTACACGGAGTTGATTGCTAAGCAGCTGTACAAGTTGCACGCAACACCTGGACAGCGCGACCTTTATGTGAAATTGTATCCACACCTAGCGAAGAACGGTGAGTTGAAGTTTGAGTCGCAGCTTTGGGCCAGTGTCTGGAAGTTCTATGACCT GTGCCTGGAGAACATCCAACAGGTGGAACCAATCATCGGAGACAACTTCAACCTAAGAGATATCAGAAAA GTGATCAAGAGGTTGGAAGTTGTTTGTGCTGCAAAGAAATCGCCTGTTGTGTTAACACACTGTGATTTGTTGAACGGCAACGTTTTAGTTAGCGAAAATGAAG ATCATGTCATTTTCCTTGATTACGAATACTCATGCTTCATGGAGCGTGGATTCGATATAGCAAACCATTTCATCGAATACTGCGGTGTCGAATGCAATTGGGATAGAATACCTAACGAAGAGGAACAGCGCAGATTCATCAAATACTATATAGGTGAAAATGCTACGGAAAAGGCAATTGAAAAGctatataatgaaatacAACCCTTCTTCATGGCCGCCAATATATTTTGGGGACTTTGGGGGTTGCTACAGTGCATCTATTCAACGCATGACATCGATTTTAAACGCTACGCAAACTTCCGTATAGAACGAGCTATCAACGATCACAGATGGATGCTGTTATAA